From the genome of Chiloscyllium punctatum isolate Juve2018m chromosome 13, sChiPun1.3, whole genome shotgun sequence, one region includes:
- the LOC140484468 gene encoding endogenous retrovirus group 3 member 1 Env polyprotein-like — MRARGQAVGDKTEKTAKMNSTWTVLVGILISLLLYVGEGEGKCDKCRTTVRLGIRIYSGSFVSHSHVDDWCYDVSARHECWEGGRPYYQVYNKGYGGKIRGCPINDRWVCINKTGRWGLSSVLLREQVDRVKEAKIQNTDRGVGKEQDRQGTVVLSKVPSVYKEVEQKIELPDVTQNLFIDLTSRIVTVLNVSNCWVCGGPHMSEQWPWTGQSLDIWELLQTTWTHVNERKSQGWRLTNSPEGQFCIEGKGTVEVGISPCQNVLDATTRVWWPEDITWYIANRGHGNCIPLRIDSSSDELGADYWNCSGPGPYEGVPGVKELWDDVVRQGGPAPDGLFWICGNQAYSKLPMGWAGVCFLGLIRPAFFLLPWEEGDDLGIKLFDSLRSGGSTTLDAGT, encoded by the exons atgcgagccaggggacaagccgttggtgataaaactgaaaagacagcgaaaatgaactctacttggactgtattggtggggatattgatcagtttactcctgtatgtgggggagggcgaggggaAATGTGACAAATGTCGGACTACAGTAAGGCTCGGGATTCGAATCTACTCGGGATCATTTGTGTCTCACTCCCATGTGGACGATTggtgttacgatgtgagtgcacgacacgaatgttgggagggtggaagaccctattatcaggtgtataataaaggatacggtggcaaaatccgtggatgccctataaatgaccGCTGGGTGTGTATTAACAAAACTGGGAGGTGGGGCCTATCCTCCGTATTGCTcagggagcaggttgacagagtcaaggaggccaagatacagaacactgatcggggggtggggaaagagcaagaccgtcagggaacggtcgtgctctctaaagtgccatctgtaTACAAAGAGGTAGAACAAAagattgaactccctgatgttacacaaaacctgtttattgatctcacctctagaatagtcactgttttaaatgttagcaattgctgggtttgtggggggccgcatatgtcggaacaatggccgtggactggtcaaagcttagacatatgggaattgctgcaaaccacttggactcatgtcaatgaaaggaaaagccaggggtggagactgacaaacagccctgagggccagttctgtattgaaggcaaggggaccgtggaggtagggattagtccctgtcagaatgtattggacgcgaccacgcgagtatggtggcctgaggatattacttggtacattgcaaaccgaggtCATGGAAATTGCATTCCATTACGTATTGATTCCTCCTCTGATGAGCTGGGGGCtgattactggaattgcagtggtcctggtccttatgagggcgtccctggggtaaaggagctgtgggatgacgttgtcaggcagggagggcctgctccagatggcctattttggatatgcggtaatcaggcatactccaaactgcccatgggatgggctggagtatgcttcctgggtctaatacgacctgcgttcttcctattaccctGGGAGGAAGGCGACGATTTGggaattaaactctttgactccctcc GCAGTGGCGGTTCCACAACATTGGACGCAGGAACTTAA